DNA sequence from the Tenacibaculum mesophilum genome:
CTCCTGTATCTACTACTACTACTTCTTCTTCTTCGGCGGTTAAATTACTTATTGTTAAGGTAAATTTTCCACTAGCATTCATACTAGTAGGGGTTAATGTTATAGTAGAATTAGTTGGAGCTCCTGAATAAGAAAGGTTAACAGTTTCATTAAACCCATACAAAGCTGTATAATCAAAATCAAAGGTTACTTCATTTGTAGCTTGTTTACATACAGATAGGTCTCCTGTACTATTAGAAATAGAAAAAGTAGGTTCTAAAACTGTAATAGTATAATCTTCAACTTCACCATTAAAGCCCAAGTTACAAGAATTTGGGTCAGCGTCTGACCTTGTAGAAACTCTCATAATAGTTTCTCCTGTTGGGATGCCTTCAGGAACCGTGATTAAAATAGCGCTAGTAGAGGTTAAGTCGTAAGTTTCATTAGTATCAAAAACACAATTTTGGTTCCAGTCAATCCAAGCAAATGTTTTTACATTATCATTTCCAGCTGTATTAATAGTAGTTGTTAAATTATAGTTGTTACCCCTAACTACCTCAGTGTTTTGACTGGTGAAGTTAGAATAACCAGTTGTTTTAGTAGAGTTATTGTTAATACTATTAAAGGTAACATTCGTAATGCTCAATTGCGATGCAATATTTCCAGAAGAATTACAAAGATTGTCATTTACGTTTAAAAGTATATCAACAGATTTAGTTATTGAACCTGACGTAGCTGTAACAGTAATTGTATAATCTCCTTTTGAAATATTTGTAAGGTTAGTTACGGTTAAGGTAAACTTACCGCTACTACTTATTGAAGAATTACTTAACGTAACAGTAGAGTTAGCAGGAGCTCCTGAGTAAGACAAATTTACTGTTTCATTAAATCCGTATAAAGCATTGTAGTCAAAATCAAAAACAAGCTCATTTGTAGCTATATTACATACAGATAAATCTCCTGTATTATTAGCTATTGAATACGTTGGAGCTGTAGGGAAAATGGTTAAATTGCTATTGTTTATGTTATAAAAAATATTATCTGAAGCTTCTACTAATATTCGTGCATTTGTAGTAGGGGTATCAGGTATAATAATATCTTCTGAACCGTCATTCGGTGTATTGTTTTTTAGAATGATAGGGTAAGTAAGGCCTCCATCTGTTGAAAGTTTTATGTTTACATTAGCACAGTTAATAGGTGATTGGTCTGTAGTTCCTTTATTCCATATAATGGTTTGGGTAGAACCAACTCCCCAAGATACGGCAGAATTAGGACTTGTTACAATAAAAGCCTCTGCATCTGTTACAGTTACTTTTATATCATCTCTAGCTGAGCTACCTCCACCTGCGTGATTATCTCTTACAGTTAAAGCAAAATCTAATTCTCTAGCCACAGAAGGAAGAACTTCCCATGTGGTAGAAGTATTACCACTTAATACGGTAGATAGTGCAGGCATGTATCTATCAGCTGATGAAGAAGGAAGTAATGATCTGAACATAGGACCTCCTGTATTTGTAGATAATGGAGACATGGTTGCTACTTCATTATCAATTTGTTCCCAGGTATAAGATAAAGATTCTGTTCCATCAACATCTGTAGCGGTTCCTTTTAAAACAAATGGTGTCGATTTAGGAATACTAACATTATTTCCCGCATTAGCTGTAGGAGCAGTATTACCTGTGTTTGAAGTGCTGGCACAATTCCCTGAACCTCGAATATGATTCCACATTTGAGCAATGCTAACCGCATGAAAATAGTCATCACTTACATTTTGTACATTTGGACCGCAAATACCAGCATATCCCATAATTGTTGAACCACTACCTGGTTCAACAGCAGTACTAGAGCTTCTATTCCCCTCACATGAATTATTAAATGTATGAGTAGCTCCGAATTGGTGTCCAATTTCATGAGCAACATAATCTATATCGTAAGTATCTCCTATAGGTCGGCTTCTTCCTGTAACTCCTTGAGCCTTATAGTTTGTAGCACAAACAGAGTTTAGCTGAGCTAGTCCTCCTGCTCCAGTACTAAACGTATGTCCAATATCATAATTAGCATCACCAATAATTTCATCACATTTTTCTTGACTTTCATCAATCAAGGTTCTGGCACTATCATTTGTTAAGCCATCTGTATCAGCATCTAAAAAGATTAAAGCATCATTATTGTCCACGATAACCATTCTTACAGCTAAATCTCTTTCATAAACCTCATTAACACGAGTAATTGTAGTATTCATAGCAGATAGTACAGCTGCTTTTTTTTCTGCATCACTAGCTGTAGATGGTACTCTTTGGTTGTTTATGTGAAACTGAGCATATTCACCTGTACAAGCAATGGCCATTCTATAGGTTCTTAAATTGCCATCATCAGCATTTCTTCGTTGATGTGGTGATATGTTATTTTTTTGTACAGTGTCTTCTACCTTACACGAAAATTCATCTTTGCTTGGAGGTAGACTACTTTTTTTATAAACAATATATTCTTTATAGTCTTTGGTGTATGGATTTATGTAGGAAGTACCTTCATTTGCTGAAGAAATAATTACGTGAACTCCATCTTTTCCAATACTTATCTTAGCCGAAGAAGAAGGATTGTCAATTCCTTGAGCTGAAAAAGATTTAATCATAGGATATTTTTCAGCTAGGGAAGGAGCTAAATAAGAAGTTTCTTTTATAGAAAATCTTTCTAGTTGTCCGTTAGCATTAGGAAGCTGGATAATTTTTGAATTAGGTGTATTTTTAGATAATGAGTTAGGCAATGTATTTTTAAAGCCTTCTAAGTTTAAACTCATTAAAATGTATTCTTTAGGTAAAGTATTATTTGTATTAAAAATTTCTTTCTTTTGTTGAGTAATGGCGTCTTTATGACTCCTTGTCCATAGTTGTTGTGAAAACAAGCTAGCTATTGATAAATAGAAAGCAAATAAAAAAGGAAGGGTACTTTTTTTAAACATGATTTTTGTTATTGATATACGTTTAGTTTATAACAGTAAAACTCTAAATTTCCCTACCTTTGTAGGGTAGTTTAGCGCCACAATTTATGAATAAAAAAATAAGAATTAGTGATCTAGGAAGAAAAGATTACAAGGAAACATGGGATTATCAAACGAATCTTTTAGATGAAATAGTATCATTAAAAAGAGAAAGAAGAAATGGAGATAGTGAAATAGAAACTCCTAATTACTTTTTGTTTGTAGAGCACCCGCATGTGTACACCTTAGGAAAATCAGGAGATATAAAAAATCTTTTGTTGAATGAAGAAAAATTAAAAGAGAAAGAAGCAACTTTTTATAAGATTAATAGAGGAGGGGATATAACTTATCATGGACCAGGACAAATTGTTGGTTATCCAATTTTAGATTTAGAAAATTTTTTTACAGACATCCATAAATATTTACGTTTGTTGGAGGAGTCAATCATTTTAACAATAGCAGAGTATGGGTTGGAAGGAGAAAGAAGTGAAGGAGAAACAGGTGTATGGCTTGGAGTAGGTACGCCGTTTGCTAGAAAAATTTGTGCCATGGGAATTAGAGCCAGTAGATGGGTAACTATGCACGGTTTTGCTTTAAATGTGAATGCTAACTTAGGCTATTTTGATAATATTATTCCTTGTGGAATACGTGGAAAAGCTGTTACTTCAATGGAAGTTGAATTAGGTAGAAAGGTCTCGGAAGAAGAGGTAAAAGAGAAAATTATAAAACATTTTAAAGAACTGTTTGAAGTGGAAGAGTTTATAAAAGCATAAAAAAAGGTTGACAATTGTCAACCTTTTTTTATGCTTTAGAACTAAAAATTATTTTTTAGCTTTGATTTCAAAAGAAATTTCCATTAAATCATTGATGAATTTGTCTTTTAAAGCAGCGTCAATTTTTTTAGACTTGTAAGTAACACCAAAGTCAGTTCTATCAATACTAAAAGTATCACTTTTAAAAGTTACCATATCATCAGCTTCTGTAATAGTAGCAGGTATAGTAATACTTTTAGTAACGTCTTTAAGAGTTAAGTTCCCTGTAACGTGTACTTTTCCACCTTTTACTTCAGAGCTAGCTACTTGAAATTTAGCAGTAGGGAATTTTTCAACATCAAAGAAATCAGCATTTTTTAAGTGTCCCTCTAAATCTTCTTTACCGTCTCCAGCTTTTAAATCTTCACAAGAAATAGTAGTCATGTCAATAATGAACTCACCAGATTTTACGTTTCCGTTTTCGATTTCTAACGTTCCTTTACTTAAACTTACGACACCATTATGAGAACCAGTAGGTTTGCTACCTTTCCAAGCAACAGAAGATTCAGCGATGTTAGCCTTATAAGTATTAATAACATTCTCTGTTTTTGCAACTTCTTTAATTTCGTCACTAACAGTAGTCTTGTTTTTATCTGTTTTACAAGAAACAGCTCCAATTGCAACAAATGCAATAGCTAAAATTGTTTTTTTCATTTTTGTGTTTTTAATAATGATACTTAATCAGATACAAATATAATTAAAAATAATTCCCATGGAAATTATTTTTTATCTTTGGAATCAATAATGATAGTTATAGGTCCATCATTTAGCAACTCTACCTTCATATCCGCACCAAACTGACCTGTTTGTACTTTTTTACCTAAATCAACCTCAATTTGTTGAACAAACTTTTCATATAAAGGAATAGCAACATCAGGTTTGGCAGCTTTAATATAACTAGGACGATTTCCTTTTTTGGTAGAAGCGTGTAAAGTAAATTGACTTACTATAATAGCATCTCCATTTATATCTTTAATCGATTTATTCATAACACCTTCTTCGTCATTAAAAATACGAAGGTTTGTTATTTTGTTTGAGAGCCATTTAATATCATCAGGTGTATCTTCAGTAACAATTCCAAGTAAAATTAAAAGCCCCTGTTGTATTTTAGCTACTCTTTCACCTTCAATAGTAACGCTAGCTTTTGAAACACGTTGAATGACAATTTTCATTTTATATAAATTGTTGAATTTTTAAATATTTGAATGTTTTGAACCTTAGTGGAGATTAGACTAAAAAATTATATTACTCCCAAATGTCGGTTCTGTAGTGTTCTTCTTCGCCTTCTAAAATTTGTAGATAACTTTTATAACGAGACCAAGCTATTTCTTCATTTTCTAGGGCTTCTTTAACTGCGCACTGTGGTTCGTTAATATGAATGCAATTGTTGAATTTGCAGTTTTGTTTTAAAGCAAAAAACTCAGGAAAGTAATCGCCTAATTCATCTTTGTCCATATCAACTACACCAAAACCTTTAATTCCGGGAGTGTCAATAATACGAGCATTAAAACTTAAATCGAACATTTCAGCAAACGTAGTAGTGTGTTGTCCTTGTTTGTGTTGTTCAGAAATTTCTTTCGTTTTTAAGTCTAAAGATGGTTCAATAGCGTTAACTAAGGTTGTTTTTCCAACTCCTGAATGACCTGCAAACATACTTACTTTGTCTGTCATCATCTCTTTTATTTTATCAATATTGATGTTTTTAGTCGCGGAAACTTCAATGCATTCGTAACCGATGGCTTCATAAATATCTTTTAAATACAAAATTTCGGCACGCTGCTCAATTTCGTAAGAATCAATTTTATTGAAAACTAATATAGTTTTAATTGAATAGGCTTCGGAAGTAACTAAAAAGCGATCAATGAAAGTCGTAAATGTAGGAGGGTTGTCAATAGTAATTAATAAAAACACCTGATCAATATTAGAAGCAATAACATGAGTTTGTTTTGAAAGATTAACAGACTTGCGAACGATATAGTTTTCTCGTTCATGAATATTAGTAATCAATCCTGTTTCTTCATCATTTTTAGTTTCTAACGAAAAATCAACAATATCACCTACAGAGATGGGATTGGTACTTTTAATTCCTTTGATACGAAACTTTCCTTTAATACGACACTTATATAGCTCGCCTTCAGATTTTACCCAATACCAACTTCCTGTAGATTTGTAAACTGTTCCTATCATAAAACAAAGATGAGAATAAATTAGAAAACTCAATGTAAAAATCCCGCTTTTGCGGGATTTAATATTTAGTTGTTGATAATTTTTTCTTGATGATTGATACTTTCTTGATGTATTGCTTTGAACATTTTAAGTACAAACTCTTCACTTAAACCACGTTCATCACCTTCTAAAATCATTTTACCTAGTATTTCGTTCCATCGTTTGGTTTGTAAAATAGCAACGTTTTTCTCTTTTTTCAATTTACCAATTGAATCTGCTATTTTCATACGTTTACCTAACATTTCAATTAATTGATGATCTACTACGTCAATTTGAGTACGTAAGGTGTTCAATGCGTTTCTATATTCAGTTTCTGTATCTGTGGCTTTTCTAACTTTTAAATCAATCATCATTTGAATTAATGATTTAGGAGTAATTTGTTGAGCTGCATCGCTCCATGCATTATCTGGATCGTAATGAGTTTCAACCATTAAACCATCAAAGTTTAAATCTAAGGCAGTTTGGCAAACATCAAAAATAATATCACGACGACCAGCGATGTGTGACGGATCACAAATCAGTGGTAAATCAGGGAAACGGTTTTGTAATTCAATAGGAATTTGCCATTCAGGATTGTTACGGTATCTTGTTTTTTCGTAAGTAGAGAATCCTCTATGAATAACCCCTAGTTTTTTAATGTTTTTAGCGTACAAGCGTTCTATGGCACCTAACCACAATGGTAAATCGGGGTTTACAGGGTTTTTTACTAAAACAATTTTATCTGTACCCTCTAAAGCATCTGCTATTTCTTGAACAATAAAAGGACTTACGGTAGTGCGAGCACCAATCCATAAGATGTCTACGTCGTGCTCAATTGCAAGTTTTACGTGATCTTTGTTGGCTACTTCAGTAGCAATTAACATTCCTGTTTCTTGCTTTGCTTTTTGTAACCATTTTAGCCCTAAAGCACCCACACCTTCAAAATTACCTGGTCTTGTACGAGGTTTCCAAATTCCAGCTCTTAAAACAGTAGCATCTGTATCTTTTAATTCGTGTGCAATTTGTAGTACTTGTTCTTCTGTTTCGGCGCTACAAGGTCCTGCAATTACTAGTGGATGCCCTAACCCGAAAGCATCTAACCATTTTTTTAACTCTTTTGTATTCTCCATTTTTGATATTCTTATTGTTGAGGTATTCCCTCTAAAATTCCATTTAATATTTGTTTTATATGATTGGTGTTTTCCATTTCTATATAGATTTCTGGAAAATCGTTGTTTTCTAATAAAGTTTTGAATTGTTGTAAGTTATGAATATATTCATTCAGAGACTCAATAACATTTTCTTTATTTTGCTCAAAAATAGGTGTCCACATTGCTGGTGAGCTTTTTGCTAAACGCACAGTAGAAGCAAATCCACTACCAGCCATATCAAAAATATCACGCTCGTTTTTCTCTTTTTCAATAACTGTTTTACCTAACATGAAAGAGCTGATATGTGATAAATGTGATACATAGGCTATATGCTTATCGTGCGATTTTGGATCCATGTATCGAATACGCATTCCTAATTTTGAAAATATATCTAATGCTTTTTCCTGTAATTTGAAAGCTGTTTTTTCTACCTCACAAATAATATTAGTTTTATTTCTAAATAAATTTGTCAATGCTGCATTGGGTCCTGAAAACTCAGTTCCAGCAATAGGGTGTGTTGCTAAAAAATTTCTTCTTTTCGGATGGTTTTTAACAGCATCACAAATTAGTTCTTTAGTCGAACCTACATCGAAAACCAAACAGGTATCAGAGATATTATCCAATGTTTTCAAAATAACCTCTCGTGAAACATCAACAGGAATAGCAATAATGACTATATCTGCATTTTTTAACTCTGAAAGAGTCGCTTTTTGATGGATGATTCCTCTTTCTAAAGCAAGGTCTCCATGCTCTTCGTTGGAATCTATTCCGTAGATAGTAGCATTTTTAAATCCTAGCTGAATATCTAAGGCAAAACTTCCGCCGATTAATCCTAGTCCTATGATAAATACGTTCATTATATTCTGTTGATTGCTTCGTTAATCTTTTCTTCTGGAACGCACAATGAAAAACGAATGTAACCTTCGCCTTGACTGCCAAAAATAGTTCCTGGGGCAGCGAAAATATGTTTATTATATAATAAATCATCAATCATTTCTTCAGATGTTTTTCCATCAGGAAGTTTGCACCAAACAAACATTCCAGATGCGTTTTTATCGTAGGTACATCCTAATTTTTCTGCTAACTCAAACACTAGTTTTTGCCTTTTTTTATAGGTGTTGTTTAGTTGAGTAAACCAATCCTTATCTAGTTCTAATGCTTTGGTAGCTCCTTTCTGAATTCCATAAAACATACCTGAATCCATTTGAGTTTTTACTTTTAAAATTTCAGTTAAGAATTCAGGTTTGCCTAATAACATTCCAACACGCCATCCAGCCATGTTAAAAGATTTACTTACTGAGTTTAATTCTAAAGCAACATCTTTTGAGCCTTCAATTTGTAAAATACTTTGAGGGTGTTCATTCAATATAAAGCTATACGGATTGTCATTTACAATAACTATGTTATGTTTTTTTCCAAAGTCAATCAACTTTTGAAAAGTTTCTTTGGTAGCATCAGCACCTGTTGGCATGTGTGGATAATTTACCCACATCAACTTTATTTTTGAAGTATCGAGTTTTTCCAAAGCTTCAAAGTTAGGTTGCCAGTTAGTTGTTTCTTCTAACTCGTAAAAAATAGGTTCTCCTCCTAATAAATTGGTCACAGAACTATAGGTCGGGTATCCTGGATTAGGAATTAATACCTGATCTCCTTCGTTTAAAAAAGCCAATGAAATATGCATAATTCCCTCTTTACTTCCCATTAAGGGAAGTACTTCGTTAGCAGGATTAATACTAACTTGATAGTTTTTATGATAAAAACTTGAAACAGCTTGTCTAAATTCAGGTAAGCCT
Encoded proteins:
- a CDS encoding reprolysin-like metallopeptidase, which codes for MFKKSTLPFLFAFYLSIASLFSQQLWTRSHKDAITQQKKEIFNTNNTLPKEYILMSLNLEGFKNTLPNSLSKNTPNSKIIQLPNANGQLERFSIKETSYLAPSLAEKYPMIKSFSAQGIDNPSSSAKISIGKDGVHVIISSANEGTSYINPYTKDYKEYIVYKKSSLPPSKDEFSCKVEDTVQKNNISPHQRRNADDGNLRTYRMAIACTGEYAQFHINNQRVPSTASDAEKKAAVLSAMNTTITRVNEVYERDLAVRMVIVDNNDALIFLDADTDGLTNDSARTLIDESQEKCDEIIGDANYDIGHTFSTGAGGLAQLNSVCATNYKAQGVTGRSRPIGDTYDIDYVAHEIGHQFGATHTFNNSCEGNRSSSTAVEPGSGSTIMGYAGICGPNVQNVSDDYFHAVSIAQMWNHIRGSGNCASTSNTGNTAPTANAGNNVSIPKSTPFVLKGTATDVDGTESLSYTWEQIDNEVATMSPLSTNTGGPMFRSLLPSSSADRYMPALSTVLSGNTSTTWEVLPSVARELDFALTVRDNHAGGGSSARDDIKVTVTDAEAFIVTSPNSAVSWGVGSTQTIIWNKGTTDQSPINCANVNIKLSTDGGLTYPIILKNNTPNDGSEDIIIPDTPTTNARILVEASDNIFYNINNSNLTIFPTAPTYSIANNTGDLSVCNIATNELVFDFDYNALYGFNETVNLSYSGAPANSTVTLSNSSISSSGKFTLTVTNLTNISKGDYTITVTATSGSITKSVDILLNVNDNLCNSSGNIASQLSITNVTFNSINNNSTKTTGYSNFTSQNTEVVRGNNYNLTTTINTAGNDNVKTFAWIDWNQNCVFDTNETYDLTSTSAILITVPEGIPTGETIMRVSTRSDADPNSCNLGFNGEVEDYTITVLEPTFSISNSTGDLSVCKQATNEVTFDFDYTALYGFNETVNLSYSGAPTNSTITLTPTSMNASGKFTLTISNLTAEEEEVVVVDTGDYTITVTAASGSMAKSVNILLNVNNSLCNSSGNTESQLSITNVTFNGINNNSDKANGYSDFKSVTTQVVRGETYDLTTTINTAGNSNTNTFAWIDWNQNCAFDANETYDLTSNTLSIIVPEDALLGSTTMRISTKVNSNPNSCGLNFNGEVEDYTITVEESFATDNTLFDDLEIGPIPIDSGKAFEKFKFTVKDKKSTIIRLFDFRGRLLETQKFSTISSQFNEEIQLTKAASGLYLLQVENAGKQVTRKIVVK
- the lipB gene encoding lipoyl(octanoyl) transferase LipB — encoded protein: MNKKIRISDLGRKDYKETWDYQTNLLDEIVSLKRERRNGDSEIETPNYFLFVEHPHVYTLGKSGDIKNLLLNEEKLKEKEATFYKINRGGDITYHGPGQIVGYPILDLENFFTDIHKYLRLLEESIILTIAEYGLEGERSEGETGVWLGVGTPFARKICAMGIRASRWVTMHGFALNVNANLGYFDNIIPCGIRGKAVTSMEVELGRKVSEEEVKEKIIKHFKELFEVEEFIKA
- a CDS encoding YceI family protein, translated to MKKTILAIAFVAIGAVSCKTDKNKTTVSDEIKEVAKTENVINTYKANIAESSVAWKGSKPTGSHNGVVSLSKGTLEIENGNVKSGEFIIDMTTISCEDLKAGDGKEDLEGHLKNADFFDVEKFPTAKFQVASSEVKGGKVHVTGNLTLKDVTKSITIPATITEADDMVTFKSDTFSIDRTDFGVTYKSKKIDAALKDKFINDLMEISFEIKAKK
- the dtd gene encoding D-aminoacyl-tRNA deacylase, whose translation is MKIVIQRVSKASVTIEGERVAKIQQGLLILLGIVTEDTPDDIKWLSNKITNLRIFNDEEGVMNKSIKDINGDAIIVSQFTLHASTKKGNRPSYIKAAKPDVAIPLYEKFVQQIEVDLGKKVQTGQFGADMKVELLNDGPITIIIDSKDKK
- the rsgA gene encoding ribosome small subunit-dependent GTPase A, with amino-acid sequence MIGTVYKSTGSWYWVKSEGELYKCRIKGKFRIKGIKSTNPISVGDIVDFSLETKNDEETGLITNIHERENYIVRKSVNLSKQTHVIASNIDQVFLLITIDNPPTFTTFIDRFLVTSEAYSIKTILVFNKIDSYEIEQRAEILYLKDIYEAIGYECIEVSATKNINIDKIKEMMTDKVSMFAGHSGVGKTTLVNAIEPSLDLKTKEISEQHKQGQHTTTFAEMFDLSFNARIIDTPGIKGFGVVDMDKDELGDYFPEFFALKQNCKFNNCIHINEPQCAVKEALENEEIAWSRYKSYLQILEGEEEHYRTDIWE
- a CDS encoding bifunctional 3-deoxy-7-phosphoheptulonate synthase/chorismate mutase type II, with the protein product MENTKELKKWLDAFGLGHPLVIAGPCSAETEEQVLQIAHELKDTDATVLRAGIWKPRTRPGNFEGVGALGLKWLQKAKQETGMLIATEVANKDHVKLAIEHDVDILWIGARTTVSPFIVQEIADALEGTDKIVLVKNPVNPDLPLWLGAIERLYAKNIKKLGVIHRGFSTYEKTRYRNNPEWQIPIELQNRFPDLPLICDPSHIAGRRDIIFDVCQTALDLNFDGLMVETHYDPDNAWSDAAQQITPKSLIQMMIDLKVRKATDTETEYRNALNTLRTQIDVVDHQLIEMLGKRMKIADSIGKLKKEKNVAILQTKRWNEILGKMILEGDERGLSEEFVLKMFKAIHQESINHQEKIINN
- a CDS encoding prephenate dehydrogenase, coding for MNVFIIGLGLIGGSFALDIQLGFKNATIYGIDSNEEHGDLALERGIIHQKATLSELKNADIVIIAIPVDVSREVILKTLDNISDTCLVFDVGSTKELICDAVKNHPKRRNFLATHPIAGTEFSGPNAALTNLFRNKTNIICEVEKTAFKLQEKALDIFSKLGMRIRYMDPKSHDKHIAYVSHLSHISSFMLGKTVIEKEKNERDIFDMAGSGFASTVRLAKSSPAMWTPIFEQNKENVIESLNEYIHNLQQFKTLLENNDFPEIYIEMENTNHIKQILNGILEGIPQQ
- a CDS encoding pyridoxal phosphate-dependent aminotransferase gives rise to the protein MIQFANRLQTVQEYYFSKKLQEVRQLISEGKPIINIGIGSPDLQPPTSVLKAIQDSLQDTGAHSYQSYQGLPEFRQAVSSFYHKNYQVSINPANEVLPLMGSKEGIMHISLAFLNEGDQVLIPNPGYPTYSSVTNLLGGEPIFYELEETTNWQPNFEALEKLDTSKIKLMWVNYPHMPTGADATKETFQKLIDFGKKHNIVIVNDNPYSFILNEHPQSILQIEGSKDVALELNSVSKSFNMAGWRVGMLLGKPEFLTEILKVKTQMDSGMFYGIQKGATKALELDKDWFTQLNNTYKKRQKLVFELAEKLGCTYDKNASGMFVWCKLPDGKTSEEMIDDLLYNKHIFAAPGTIFGSQGEGYIRFSLCVPEEKINEAINRI